In one Kwoniella botswanensis chromosome 3, complete sequence genomic region, the following are encoded:
- a CDS encoding 5-aminolevulinic acid synthase has product MQVTSLLRYSGVCPFLGHSTATSLRSMASTNVSSNVSSLTAKAMTCPMMGPKLASISQARTYASVAGNKEVEEIHKQKNVQFNSAEADKCPHAQAAREAAANVKETARTAGRFDYQQFYDAELQKKHKDKSYRYFNNINRLAAKFTIAHTSNVKDEVNVWCANDYLGMSKNPVVLGTMKRTLDRYGAGAGGTRNIAGNGALHLSLEDELASLHRKQAALVFSSCYVANDACLATIGAKLPGCVIFSDSMNHASMIQGIRHSGAKKVIFKHNDMADLEAKLQAVPKETPKIIAFESVYSMCGSVAPIEAICDLADKYGAITFLDEVHAVGMYGPNGAGVAEHLDYDAHLATRLSSDPVKGSVQDRIDIITGTLGKAYGVVGGYIAGSADLVDVVRSYAPGFIFTTSLPPAVVAGAQASIAYQREYKGDRRLQQLNTREVKRQLNGLDIPVVPNPSHIIPVLVGDAALAKEASDMLLSNHKIYVQSINYPTVAVGEERLRITPTPGHSTEQITHLVESLDNVFNKLELKRISDWKAIGGRAGVGAPNTVPVENVWSDRQLGLDDGSAPTRLANGAKGVVRDEAVEVAQKRLTHLLGADAGPALASIPYL; this is encoded by the exons ATGCAAGTAACTTCACTCCTTCGATACTCGGGAGTATGTCCTTTCCTAGGACACTCCACCGCGACATCGCTCCGATCGATGGCATCCACCAACGTATCGTCAAACGTCTCATCGCTCACTGCGAAAGCTATGACCTGTCCTATGATGGGTCCCAAGCTCGCTTCCATCTCTCAAGCTAGAACTTACGCTTCTGTAGCTGGTAACAAGGAGGTCGAAGAGATTCACAAG CAAAAGAACGTTCAATTCAACAGTGCCGAAGCTGATAAATGCCCTCACGCTCAAGCTGCAAGAGAAGCTGCTGCGAACGTTAAAGAAACTGCTCGTACTGCTGGTAGATTCGATTATCAACAGTTCTATGATGCCGAGTTGCAAAAGAAACACAAAGACAA GTCATACCGATACTTTAACAATATCAATCGACTCGCCGCTAAATTCACGATCGCGCATACTTCGAATGTCAAGGATGAAGTCAATGTTTGGTGCGCGAATGATTATTTAGGTATGAGTAAGAACCCGGTTGTCCTCGGTACTATGAA ACGCACTCTCGATCGATacggtgcaggtgcaggtggtaCCCGTAACATCGCTGGTAACGGTGCATTACACCTTTCACTTGAAGATGAGCTTGCATCACTTCATCGAAAACAAGCTGCACTGGTATTCTCTTCATGCTACGTCGCCAACGATGCTTGTCTCGCCACCATCGGAGCCAAATTACCTGGATGTGTGATCTTCTCCGATTCAATGAATCACGCATCGATGATTCAAGGTATCCGACATTCCGGTGCCAAGAAGGTCATCTTCAAGCATAATGATATGGCCGATCTAGAAGCTAAACTTCAAGCTGTACCTAAAGAAACACCCAAGATCATCGCTTTCGAAAGTGTCTATTCCATGTGTGGATCCGTCGCTCCCATCGAGGCCATCTGTGACCTTGCCGACAAATACGGTGCTATAACTTTCTTAGATGAAGTACATGCTGTAGGAATGTACGGTCCTAACGGTGCTGGTGTAGCTGAACATCTCGATTACGATGCTCATCTCGCTACTCGACTTTCGTCCGATCCGGTCAAGGGAAGTGTCCAGGATCGAATTGACATCATCACTGGAACTCTCGGTAAAGCTTATGGAGTCGTCGGAGGATACATTGCTGGATCAGCCGACTTGGTCGATGTGGTTCGATCTTACGCTCCTggattcatcttcaccacctctttGCCACCTGCTGTCGTTGCTGGTGCTCAAGCCTCGATCGCTTATCAAAGGGAATACAAAGGTGACAGAAGATTACAACAACTCAATACCCGAGAAGTCAAGAGGCAGTTGAACGGCCTTGATATCCCTGTTGTACCCAACCCTTCACACATTATTCCAGTCTTAGTTGGTGATGCGGCCTTGGCGAAAGAAGCGTCCGATATGTTGTTATCCAACCATAAGATCTACGTCCAATCTATCAACTACCCCACCGTCGCTGTCGGAGAGGAAAGATTGAGAATTACTCCTACACCTGGACACTCGACTGaacagatcactcacctggtcGAATCGCTCGATAACGTATTTAACAAACTTGAATTGAAGAGAATTTCAGATTGGAAAGCCATCGGAGGACGAGCCGGTGTAGGTGCACCTAACACTGTTCCAGTGGAGAATGTCTGGTCCGACAGACAATTGggtttggatgatggatctgcTCCTACCAGATTGGCCAACGGTGCCAAGGGAGTCGTCAGAGATGAAGCTGTTGAAGTGGCTCAGAAGAGATTGACTCATTTACTTGGTGCCGATGCTGGCCCAGCTTTGGCTTCTATCCCTTATTTATAA